A single window of Salvia splendens isolate huo1 chromosome 6, SspV2, whole genome shotgun sequence DNA harbors:
- the LOC121808899 gene encoding glutathione S-transferase T3-like: MNASNAPHGWSEQEDIALMSAWCFISINAVVGTNRTSVNLWENILDQYEKTRKENPTMGEQKSLESLRQRYRRLNTNVSKWIGAYKHAHDRAMSGQSNEDMEKAAQQIYGKSKFTHHKVFESVMRHNPKWKLKLNSTGSSRFQPDDDSLEESQIKLRLRLKGKDKEVATPSCTVPNDFTAALREMRVTRERECDIQEQKIKAASDIQERNIKAAILTPLIARRDLTPEEEDVKRDIIAELFGK; the protein is encoded by the exons ATGAATGCTTCAAACGCTCCACATGGTTGGAGTGAGCAAGAAGACATCGCACTAATGTCTGCTTGGTGTTTCATCAGCATAAATGCAGTTGTTGGCACCAACCGAACTAGTGTGAATCTATGGGAAAATATTCTTGATCAATATgaaaaaacaagaaaagaaaatccAACAATGGGCGAACAAAAGAGTTTGGAGTCATTGAGACAGCGCTACAGACGACTCAACACAAATGTCTCCAAGTGGATTGGTGCATACAAGCATGCGCACGATCGAGCTATGAGCGGCCAATCTAATGAGGACATGGAGAAAGCCGCTCAACAAATCTATGGTAAGAGTAAGTTTACTCACCATAAGGTGTTTGAGAGCGTGATGCGACACAATCCCAAGTGGAAATTGAAGTTGAATAGCACCGGTTCATCGCGATTCCAGCCAGATGACGACAGCCTTGAAGAAAGTC AGATAAAGCTAAGGCTAAGGCTAAAAGGAAAAGACAAAGAAGTTGCAACACCATCATGTACAGTTCCTAATGATTTCACTGCAGCACTACGTGAAATGAGAGTCACACGTGAAAGGGAATGTGATATTCAGGAACAGAAGATCAAGGCAGCTAGTGATATTCAGGAACGAAACATCAAGGCAGCTATCCTTACTCCGCTGATAGCTAGGAGGGACTTAACTCCAGAAGAAGAAGATGTGAAACGCGATATAATAGCAGAATTGTTTGGGAAGTGA
- the LOC121808900 gene encoding uncharacterized protein LOC121808900, with product MSSSSNFEASNLLEDNEWEEKIVEQNQQLDQLIEDIAIWPTTLSSKPTTQTVRARRRYIERKREEGHDTIFEQYFSEDPINPPHFFRTRYRMRKPLFEKIMNKLIETDNFFVQKRDATGRLGMSAIQKCTIAMRMLAYGAEADLRNIGE from the coding sequence ATGTCGTCAAGTTCTAATTTTGAAGCTTCCAATCTTCTTGAAGACAATGAATGGGAAGAAAAAATTGTTGAACAAAATCAGCAACTCGATCAACTAATCGAGGATATAGCTATTTGGCCAACAACCCTGTCTTCAAAACCTACAACCCAGACGGTTAGAGCTAGAAGGAGATACATTGAAAGAAAACGCGAGGAGGGTCATGATACTATTTTCGAGCAGTACTTTTCTGAAGATCCAATCAATCCTCCACATTTTTTTCGAACAAGGTATCGCATGCGAAAACCTTTGTTcgaaaaaataatgaacaaacTCATCGAGACCGACAACTTTTTTGTGCAAAAGCGTGATGCTACTGGTCGGCTTGGTATGTCTGCAATTCAGAAATGTACAATAGCGATGAGGATGTTGGCCTACGGGGCGGAGGCTGACTTGCGAAATATTGGAGAATGA
- the LOC121806531 gene encoding protein IQ-DOMAIN 5-like encodes MGCFKNIFSLKRRKLNGRRINNSIKEGSILANGDSRKKGNFRELTRDSAATRIQTAFRAYKSRKALRGLKGVDRFKGFARGHFCVGNQAVSALNHIHFWSRIQGEIRARWLGMVVESRQRQKKLDNQLKLDAKLHELEVEWSSGPETMDDTLNRIQQREAASAKRERTMAYAFSHQWRANTNQYFGQSYYDLSKESWGWSWKERWVAVRPWEKPCQTSPIKKAETKQKTGNVKAALTHARKSSKVSQEEA; translated from the exons ATGGGTTGCTTCAAGAACATATTTAGCCTAAAGAGGCGAAAG TTAAATGGGAGGAGAATCAACAATTCCATCAAGGAAGGCAGCATTCTCGCAAATGGCGATTCTCGGAAGAAAGGCAACTTCCGGGAGCTAACACGAGACTCTGCAGCTACACGAATTCAGACTGCTTTTCGAGCATACAAG TCGAGGAAGGCGCTGCGTGGCCTAAAAGGCGTTGATAGATTTAAAGGATTTGCACGAGGCCATTTTTGTGTTGGGAATCAAGCCGTGTCAGCTCTGAATCACATCCATTTCTGGAGCAGGATTCAAGGGGAGATCCGAGCTCGATGGCTTGGCATGGTGGTTGAGAGCCGCCAGCGTCAGAAAAAGCTCGATAACCAGCTCAAACTAGATGCTAAGCTCCATGAACTAGAG GTGGAATGGAGCAGCGGCCCGGAAACCATGGACGATACCCTCAACAGAATACAGCAGAGAGAGGCAGCATCAGCTAAACGAGAACGAACGATGGCGTATGCTTTCTCCCACCAG TGGAGGGCGAATACGAATCAGTATTTCGGGCAGTCTTACTATGATCTGAGCAAAGAGAGCTGGGGCTGGAGCTGGAAGGAGCGATGGGTGGCTGTCCGGCCATGGGAGAAGCCGTGCCAGACGAGCCCTATCAAGAAAGCCGAGACCAAACAGAAGACGGGCAACGTTAAGGCGGCCCTGACCCACGCGAGAAAATCGTCCAAAGTCTCCCAAGAGGAGGCATGA
- the LOC121808901 gene encoding transcription factor TCP3-like, translated as MVGTDQAEGSFWRRVMFAYEEFKPDGAERRDPEQLRKKWGRNLHATKRFASIYKNNLRRAESGRSAADVKNLSIVAYEVGTAPGPKRTRHNLAGDYSSGSGSQEFEQSDEQEKHKALSLDPQRNHHLHFSPIPNPNQEDQNHHNYVAEHSSNVQFHHLLYGGAARLDFNPPPPPPRKRPPEEEEEEHARLRESSSSSRRQQQQQRAVGEVVEVQGGHIVRATGRKDRHSKVCTAKGPRDRRVRLAAHTAIQFYDVQDRLGYDRPSKAVDWLIKKAKSSIDELDHLPSWHPTAAAPTSQDSDFKQHHPDSTAPTSSIKPPTSSQNQISSFLPPSLDSDAIADTIKSFFPAGGEPSHAQDLRLSLQSLQDPILHQAQAAPPRQILFSGAPFGFEGGGGSVNWVDQAADLSRLQRFADAGYFFNNAAPPPLPPQMLGHSQLVSISQRGPLQSSNTPSIRAWIDPTVDHHPPFFSGFHIPARIQGEEEEHDGYSDKPSSASSDSRH; from the exons ATGGTAGGCACAGATCAGGcagaggggagcttttggaggcgcgtcatgtTTGCATACGAGGAGTTCAAACCCGACGGCGCCGAGAggcgcgacccagaacagctccgGAAAAAGTGGGGTAGGAATCTCCATGCGACCAAGCGGTTCGCGTCCATATACAAGAACAACCTTCGCCGCGCTGAGAGTGGCCGCAGCGCAGCAGATGTTAAGAACCT gtcgatcgtgGCGTACGAGGTGGGAACAGCTCCTGGGCCAaagcgcacaaggcacaaccttgccggcGACTACAGCAGTGGAAGCGGCTCACAAgagttcgagcagtccgacgaacaa GAAAAACACAAGGCTCTGAGTCTGGATCCTCAGAGGAATCATCACCTTCATTTTTCcccaattccaaatccaaatcaAGAAGACCAAAACCACCACAATTATGTAGCGGAGCACTCCTCCAATGTGCAATTCCACCACCTCCTCTACGGCGGCGCCGCCCGGCTAGACTTCAACcccccgccgccgccaccgaGGAAGCGGCcgccggaggaggaggaggaggagcatgCGAGGTTGCGGgagagcagcagcagcagccgccgccagcagcagcagcagagggcggtaggggaggtggtggaggtgcaGGGCGGCCACATTGTCCGCGCCACCGGCCGGAAAGACCGCCACAGCAAAGTCTGCACCGCAAAAGGCCCCAGGGACCGGCGGGTCCGCCTTGCCGCCCACACGGCCATCCAATTCTACGACGTCCAAGACCGCCTGGGCTACGACCGCCCCAGCAAGGCGGTGGATTGGCTCATCAAGAAGGCGAAATCCTCCATCGACGAGCTCGACCACCTCCCCTCCTGGCAccccaccgccgccgcccccACCTCCCAAGACTCCGACTTTAAGCAACACCACCCCGATTCCACCGCGCCTACCTCGTCAATTAAGCCGCCCACCTCCTCCCAGAATCAAATTTCCAGcttcctccctccctccctcgaCTCCGACGCCATCGCCGACACCATCAAGTCCTTCTTCCCTGCCGGCGGCGAGCCCAGCCACGCCCAGGACCTCCGCCTCTCGCTGCAATCGCTCCAAGATCCAATCTTGCACCAGGCCCAGGCGGCGCCGCCGCGCCAGATCCTATTTAGCGGCGCCCCATTTGGATTCgaaggcggcggcggcagcgtGAATTGGGTTGACCAGGCGGCGGATCTCAGCCGGCTCCAGCGATTCGCCGACGCGGGATACTTCTTCAACAACGCggcgccaccgccgctgccgccgcagATGCTTGGCCACAGCCAATTGGTTTCAATTTCACAGAGGGGACCCCTTCAGTCCAGTAACACGCCTTCAATCCGTGCTTGGATCGACCCGACCGTCGACCACCACCCGCCTTTCTTCTCCGGGTTCCACATCCCTGCGCGGATTCAAGGTGAAGAGGAGGAGCACGACGGCTACTCCGACAAGCCGTCGTCCGCATCCTCCGATTCCCGCCACTGA